The segment GCAAGCACCGCAAGCGGTCGCAGGAAGAGGCCGAGATCAACATCACGCCGATGCTGGACATCGTGTTCATCATGCTGATCTTCTTCATCGTCACCACCTCCTTCGTGAAAGAGCTGGGCGTGGACCTCGACCGGCCGTCGAACGCGCCGGTCCAGGAGCAGAAACGTTCCGAGGTGATCCCCGTCCGGATAGACGCCAGCGGACAGGTGTTCGTCGAGGACCGTCTTGTGCACGTGGGCGCGATCCGCGCCAACATCGTTTCGGGGCTGGCCGGCAAGCCGGACGCCACGGTGGTCGTGATTGCGGACAGGAACGCGGATTCGGGCTTCATCGTGACGGTCGTGGACCAGGCGCGGGTAGCGGGCGCCGCGAAGGTTTCGCTGGCTGCCGCATCAAACTAGGAGCAGGGCGCGATGCCGCAGATACGAAGACGAAAACCGGAAGAAGAGGGCGAGATCAACATCACGCCGATGCTCGACATCGTGTTCATCATGCTGATCTTCTTCATCGTGACCACTTCGTTCGTGAAGGAGCCGGGCATCAGTCCTTCCCGTCCCTTCGCGCAGACGGCGGCCACCAAGGAGCGGGGCAACATCATGATCGCGGTTTCGCGCGACGATCATATCTGGATGAACAAGAATCGCGTGGAATTGACGGGGGTCCGCCAGATGGTCGAGGCGGCGCGCGCGGAAAACCCGGAAAGCAGCGTTATCATCGTGGCAGATCAATCCGCGTCCACCGGCATGGTGATCGACCTGATGGACCAGGTCCGGGTTGCCGGCGTGACCAGCATTGCATTGGCGGCGGAAGGCGAGGAATAGCGATGAACCGGACAAGATGGCGTATGGTCGGGTCGATCGGCGGCGGCGTATTCGTTGCGCTGGTGCTCTTTCTGTTCATGAACACCCTGATTACCGGGGGGCGGGGCCAGCAGGGCGCCGCCACGGCCGGACAGATCGTGGACCTGATACGCGTACAGGAGGACGAGATCGTCCAGACCAAGAAGCGGGTCAGACCCAAGAAGCCGCCACCGCCCAAGGATCCGCCACCGCCGCCGAAGCTGAGGGTGTCCAGCGAGGAGAAGCCGCAGAAGAATCCCATGCGCCTCGATCTCCCCAGGATCGATGTCTCGGGAGCTGCCGGCGGCGGCCCCTTCATCGGCAGGTGGGACCCGGGCGACCCGGCAGCCGAGGGCGAAGCTGTGCCGATCGTGCGCATCGACCCGCAGTGGCCCCGCGAGGCCCTGATGGACGGCACCGAGGGCTACGTCAGGTGTGAGGTGCTGATCGGCCCCGACGGCAGCGTGCTGGACGTCAGGGTCATCGAGGCCGCCCCGGGCCGCCTGTTCGTGCGCAACGCGGTGCGGGCCGTGCGGCGCTGGAAATTCAAGCCGCGAATAGTGGATGGCGTCGCCGTGGAGCGGTGGGCCACGACGAGCATCGTTTTCCAGCTGGACAGCACCTGAATGGGCAGACGCCTTGCGCCGTTGGCATTGCTGGTGCTGGCGCCGCTGGCGGCCGCACAGACCGACCTCGGCAACCTTCCGCAGTGGCACCCGCTACGGTCTGACCGCGTGGCGGAAGAACGGGAGGAGCCGCCAGCGTCCATGAGCGAGAGCTTCTACCGGCGGCTTTCCCGCACGCATGAACTGCTGGACGAGGACAATCTGACCGAAGCGCTGGACCTGATGGACCGCATCCGGACCGACCGGCTCAGCGACTATGAGGCGGCCCAGCTCTATCAGACCTATGGCTTCGTCTACTCTCAGTTGGAAAGGGAAGGCGATGCCTTCGACGCGTTCGAGAAGTGCCTCGAACTGGACGCCCTGCCGACAATGGTGCAACAGGGCATCGTGTACTCGGTAGCGGGCTACTATTCGGGTCAGGAACGCTTCGAGCAATCCAACAGCACCCTGCTGCGCTGGTTCCGTTACGAAGCGGAACCGCGGTCTGAAGCCTACATACTGATGGGCGCCAATTTCGCCCAGCAGGAAATGATGCAGGACGCCTTGCCCTACGTGATTCGCGCCAATGAATTGGCCGAAGCGCCCAATGAGAGTTGGCGAAACCTGCAACTGGCCATCCACGTTGAATTGCGTCAGGTTCCCGAAGCCATCGAACTGTTGAAAGAAAACATCGGAATCTGGCCGGACAAACTACGCTTTTACCAGGTGCTGTCCGGCCTGTATATGGAAGTCAACAACGACGAAGGCGCACTCTCCGCGCTGACCATTCCCTGGCATCGCGGCATGCTGGAAGCGGAATCCGACATTCTGAGCCTTACGCGGCTGAACCTCTTTCTCGAAAATCCGGCCCGGGCCGGTGAAATCCTGAGCCAGGCAATGGAGCGGGGTTATGTCGTAGAGAACTTCGACAACCTTCGCCTGCTGCTGAACTCATGGACCATGGCGCGCGAAATGGACCGCGCCGTGGACGCCATCGACAAAATCGCCGAACTCGCGGACGACGGCGAGTTCTTCCACCGCAAGGCCATGCTTCTGAACGAGACCGGCGACTGGGACGGCGTGGTGAACTCCTGCGCGCGTGCGCTGGAGAAAGGCGGGCTGGAGAACCCCGGCGAGGTATGGATACTGCAGGGCGTTGCACTGGCGGAACTGCGGCGCTTTGATGAGGCCATCGAGGCGTTCGAAAGCGCAAAACGTGACGGGTCCGACAATATCCGCCGCAACGCCAACGCCTGGATCGGCTACGTCCGGGACCGTACCGGAGACACTTCTTCCTAGCGTCAATCCCGCGCCAGCGCGGCCTTCATGGCCTTCCGGCATTCCTGCGCGAGTTGCTCGGCCTGTTGGGAACGGGACCCGGTCCCCGTTACGCTGATCGGATCCAGAAAACGCACCTCGATTCTGGAGGGCGTGAACAGCCAGGAACCCGACGGCAGCAGGCGACGGCAACCGCGAATGGCCACGGGAACGACCGGCAGTCCTCCGGCGGCGGCGGCGGCAAACGCCCCTGGCCGGAAGGGCAGCAGCCCGGGTTCCGGACGAAAGGTTCCCTCCGGGAAAATCGCCAGCGATTGTCCAGAGCGGGCGGCCCTGAGCACGGTCCGCACGTCGGCGATGCGCTCCTTTCCCTCCTCCCGCTCCACGAACACGGCGCCGATACGGCTGAGCATTCGGCCGGCGAGCGGCACCGAGCGCATCTCGCGCTTGATGACCAGCCGGAAGCCGGGAGGCAACAGGGCGCATAGCAGGATTCCGTCGGCGAAACTCTCATGATTGGCGGCAACCACACAAGGCTCCGCCGGCAGGTTCTCGAGTCCCTGCACCCGGGGCCATGCGCCGCCAAGTCGGAATATGACCCCCGAAGCCTTGCGGGCCAACCTGCTGCATCGTTCCACTCCCGGTAGAACCACGATCACCAGGGACGTGGTGAGCGCGATCGTCCAGAACACGGTCCAACCCCAGAGCGTGTAAGGGATTTTCCGAAGCCGCGTCATAATTGGAATTCTATGGCCAGCCCCGAACTTCTTGATCGCTTTCTTGACGCGATGTGGTCGGAACAGGGGCTCGCCCGCAACACGCTTGCCGCGTACGGTTCCGACCTCCGGCTGCTGGAACGGTGGCTGGGCAGGCGCGGCAAGGAACTGACGGACGCCGGCAAGCCGGACCTGCTGACCTTCATCGGCGAACGGACCGCGGAAGGCGTCAATGCCCGCACGCTTTCGCGCCAACTTTCCACCGCGCGGCGATTCTATGGCTACCTGGCGCGGGAAGGCCTGATCGATCGCGATCCTTCGGCGCAGATCGCCGCCCCGCGCGTGGGACGCCCGCTGCCGCACTCCCTGACGGAGAGCGAAGTGGAGGACCTGCTGGCCGCGCCCTCGTTGTCGGACCCGCTGGGAGTGCGCGACCGGTGCATGCTGGAGGTGCTGTACGCGACCGGGCTGCGGGTCAGCGAACTGATCGGTCTGACCGTGTCTCAAATGAACCTGGCCAACGGGGTACTCCGGGTCGAAGGCAAGGGGTCGAAAGAGAGAATGGTCCCGCTGGGTGACGAGGCGGCCGATTGGGTGCGGAAATTCCTGGATGGCGCCCGTCGAGAAATCCTCGGGGAGAGGGTGAGCGACGCGCTTTTCCCCACCCGCAGGGGCGCGGCCATGACCCGCCAGGCTTTCTGGCAGCGGCTGCGCAAGCACGGCGCCGCCGCTGGCATCACGGAAGGTCTTACGCCGCATACCTTGCGGCACGCCTTCGCCACGCATCTGCTGGATCATGGCGCCGATCTGAGGGTCGTGCAATTGCTGCTGGGGCACAGCAGCCTGTCCACGACGCAAATCTACACGCAGGTGGCGCGCAAGCGCCTCCGCGACCTCCACCGCCGCCACCATCCCCGAGCCTAGCGAGGAGTGCCTGCGCCACTGCCTGCCGGGATACGCCGGCAAGCACATCCCTGTGGGCTCGGCTTCGGCATCCCTGCCTCAGACGCTCCCGGCAGGCAGTGGCGCAGGCACTCCTCGCGGGAAAGCTACGGGATGGTGAGGACGAGTTTGCCGCGGGTGAGGTTGGCCTCCATCATGGCGTGCGCCGCTTCCGCCTGCTCCAGCGGAAATGAGCGTTGCACGACGGGGCGGAGTTCGCCTGATTTCAGCAGCGGCCACAGGCGCTGCCGCACCGCGCCGGCAATTTCGGCCTTCTCTTCGTTCGACCGCGGCCGCAGCGTTGAGCCGGTAATCCACAAGCGCGATATCATCACTCGCCGGATATCGAGCTCCGTCTTCGGCCCGCCCAGGGCGGCAATGAGCACCAACCGACCACCGGGCCCGAGACTGCGGAGATTGTCGCGAAGGTAGGGCGCGCCCACCATGCACAGCACGATATCCACGCCCTTGCCGCCGGTTGCGGCTTTCAGCGCCGCGGGCCAGTCTTCGGTCCGATAGCAAGCACCGCCCCAGGCGCCGAGGTCCCGGCAGAAGCGCACCTTTCCCTCGCTCCCGGCCGTCACGAATACACGCGCGCCGAGGGCCGTGCCAATCCCGATGGCCGCGGTTCCGATTCCACTGGCTCCCCCGTGCACCAGAACGGTGTCACCTTCCCGCAACCTTCCGGCGTCCACCAGATTGGTCCAGACGGTAAACCACGTTTCAGGAATGGCCGCGGCCTCCGTCATGGAAACGCCGCTCGGGACCGGAAGGCAGAGGGCTGCCGGCGCCACGCAATATTCGGCGTACCCTCCACCCGAAACCAATGCGCAGACAGGCTCGCCCACGGCCGGGCTTTCCACCCCCTCGCCCACCGTGTCGACATGGCCCGCCACTTCCAGCCCCGGCCATTCCGGCGCGCCGGCGGGCGGCGGATAGATGCCCTGGCGCTGCATGCAGTCGGGCCGGTTTACGCCGGCAGCGGCCACCCGGATGAGCACTTCTCCTGGGCCCGGGGCCGGGCGCGGGTGGTCTTCGACAGCCAGGACTTCGGGGCCTCCGGGCCTGGAAATGGCGACTACGCGCATGTCTTAAGATTAGCGTATGCAGAAACCAGCCGGTAGCGATACAGACATCGTCGAGTTGCGTTCGGGCGTGCGCGACACGCTGGGACGGCCCTTGCGGGACCTCCGTATTTCGGTCATGGACCGGTGCAATTTCCGCTGCCCCTATTGCATGCCGGAAGACATCTACGATCGCAATTTCCGCTTTCTTTCCAGCCGCGAACGCCTGTCTTTCTCCGAAATTGTGCGATTGACCCGGCTGTTCGCCCGAATGGGCGCCTGCAAGCTGCGTATCACCGGCGGGGAGCCGCTGTTGCGCGCAGGCCTCGCCGACCTGATCGGCGACCTCTCGCGGCTCGAAGGCGTCGAGGATATCGCGCTCACCACCAACGGCGTGCTGCTCGCTCAGCAGGCGGCGGCGCTCACCGCCGCCGGGCTGGACCGCGTGACGGTCAGCCTGGATGCCGTGGACGAAGAGCTGTTCCGGCGAATGAGCGGGGGCAGGGGACGCCTCGAGGCCGTACTGGATGGAATTTCCGAGGCGCGTGCGGCCGGATTGGACCCGATAAAGATCAACGCCGTAATCCAGCGCGGCGTGAACGACGGCCATGTGCCCGAACTGGTCGATTTCTTCCGGGGGACCGGAATGATCCTCCGGTTCATCGAGTACATGGACGTAGGCACGATCAACAACTGGAGCGAAACGCAGACCGTGCCGGCCGCGGAAATCGTGGAAACGATTCATCGGCGCTGGCCCCTGCGGGCGCTGGAGGCCAACTACCATGGCGAAGTCGCCCGGCGCTACGAATTCGTGGACGGCCAGGGGGAAATCGGATTCATTACTTCCGTCTCCCAGCCTTTCTGCGGCTCCTGCAACCGCGCCCGCCTGTCCTCCGACGGGCGGCTCTTTACATGCCTGTTCGCCTCCGAGGGGCTCGATCTGCGCGGCCCGATGCGCGACGGCGCCACCGACGATGCGTTGCTGGACCTGATGCGGGGGCGCTGGTCCAGGCGCGCGGACCGCTACAGCGAGTTGCGCAGTTCGGGCCGCGCCGGAGAGGTACCGGACGGAAAAGTGGAAATGTATTACATCGGCGGTTAGTATGCGCGCGGAGAACTCATTTGAGTTCGCGGTATCATTCACGCTTCGGCGCTAAGGGGGGAGAAGGAAGGCATGGCGCTAGGTACTCGAATTCTTTCCGCAACTGTTCTGGTTGCATATATTGGTTTCCCGGGCACGGCCGTCGCGCAGGACGAGTCCCCGATATCCGCGAACCTCGCCGTAACGACGGACTACGTATTCCGCGGCTACACGCAAACAGGCGAGGATCCGGCGATACAGGGCGGACTCGACTGGGCGGATTCCAGCGGCTGGTATGTGGGTACCTGGGCATCCAATATCGATTTCGGTCCGGGCGATGACGCCTCTGTCGAAGTGGACATTTACGGCGGCTACGCCTGGGAAGCGAACGACGTGAGTTATGACGTCGGTTTGCTGTACTACGCGTACCCAGGCGCCGACAGCAATTCCGGCTACGACTTCATCGAAGCCTATGCCGGCCTTGGATTGGACCTGAATGCGGTTTCGCTGTCCGGGGCCGTGCATTACACGCCGGACAATTTTGGCGAGACGGGGACCGGCTGGTATATGACCGGCGGTCTCTCGACCGGGCTGACGGACGCCCTGAGCGTCGATGCGAACGTGGGCTTCTCGCAGGTGACGGAAGATTTCGGCGAGGACTACCTGGACTGGAACCTCGGGCTGAGCTATTCGTTCTCCACGCTTGCGCTCGATCTCAGGTATCACGATACGGACGCGCCCGACTGTGCCGGATCATGCGATGCGCGGGTGGTCCTCAGCCTTTCGGCGGAGTTCTGATTCATGAACACTGACTTTGTCCTCAATACCTTCGCGTTCCTTGTCTGGGGAGCGCTGATCATGTGGATGTGCGCCGGCTTCACGATGCTTGAAGCCGGCTCGGTGCGAACCAAAAACGCATCGGTCATCTGCCTCAAGAACATCGGCCTTTATTCCATTGCCGGGCTGACCTTCTACCTGGTTGGCTACAACCTGATGTACCTGGACGTGGGCAGCGTGATCGGAACGCTGAGTTTGGGCTACGGACCGTCCGCAGAAGAACTGGCGCTGCTTGAGGCCGTGGGCGCGGAAGCCCCTGCGCCGGAAATTGCGGCGGCGGCGGAAGCGGCGGCGGCAAACCAGTATTCCGTCATGTCGGACTGGTTCTTCCAGATGGTCTTCGTCGCGACTACCGCGTCGATCGTTTCCGGCACACTGGCGGAACGCGTGAAACTCTGGTCCTTCTTCGTTTTCACCGCGGTGCTGACCGCAATCATCTACCCCGTGGTGGGAGCCTGGACCTGGGGCGGCGGCTGGCTGAGTCAGATGGGCTTCAGCGATTTCGCCGGCTCGACCATCGTGCACTCGACGGGAGGCTGGGCCGCGCTGGCTGGCGCCATCGTCGTGGGCCCGCGTCTCGGCAAGTTCCGCGCCGCCGGGGGCGTAAAGCCGACTCCGCCTTCCAACGTGCCCGCAGTCACGCTGGGCGTCTTCATACTCTGGCTGGGCTGGTTCGGATTCAACGGCGGCTCGCAACTGGCGCTGGGCGGCGTGGAAAACGCCGTGGCCATGAGCATCGTGCTGGTCAATACGAACCTGGCCGCAGCCGGGGGGGTGCTGGCCGCCCTGATCGTATCGCGCCCGCTGCTCAAGCGGGTGGACCTGCTGGCGGTACTGAACGGCGCCATCGCCGGCCTGGTTTCGATTACCGCTGGCCCTGACATTCTGCCGCATGGGCTGGCCATCCTGATCGGCGCCGTGGGGGGCGTGATCTGTACCGCCGGAATAATGCTGTTGGAGCGCTTGCGTATCGACGACGTGGTCGGGGCCGTTCCCGCCCACCTGTTCGCCGGCATATGGGGCACGCTCGCGGTCTGCATTGCCGGAGGCTACAGCTTCGGAGTACAATTGCTCGGCGTCGTGGCCATCGGAGTGTTCGTTTTCGGCACTTCGTGGGTCACTTGGACGCTGATTGCGAAAGCCATGGGAGCTCGGGTGTCCGAGACGGTAGAGGAACTGGGCCAGGATGTTGCCGAACTGGGCATAGAGGCGTATCCCGAATTCGTGCTTATGCCCGATAGTGATTGATTGGCCTGCTTTAGGAGCAAGAATGGATATCCCAATTGAGCGCAACAACGGAACCCTGATCGCCGCGCCCTCCGGGCGCATAGACGGCTTTAACGCCCAGGATTTTCACCAGACCCTGACCGGCGCCATCAGCGGCGACGACACGGCGGTGCTGGTCGATATGAGCGGTCTGAACTACATAAGCAGTGCGGGTTTGCGGGCCGTTCTCATGATCGCCAAGGCGCTCTGGCAACGCAAGGCCAAGTTCATGTTGTGCTCACTGTCGGGCTCCATAGGCGAAGTATTCAAGATGAGCGGCTTCGACAAGATCATCGAGATCCACGACAGCAAGGACGACGCACTGGCAAAACTGGGATAGGCCCGCGCGGCCCCGTCAGGAGTCTTCAACCTCCAGCGAGAGCGGGAGCCGTACTACCATCCGGGTTGATTCTCCCGGTTCGGTATCGACCGCGATTTCACCTCCGTGCTGACGCACGATGTCGTTCGACAGCGCCAGTCCCAGGCCGGTGCCCTGGTCGGTCGGCTTGGTCGTGAAGAACGGATTGAAGATCTTCCCGATAATGTCGTCCGGAATGCCGCCGCCGTTGTCGTGAATCGCAACCTCGACGCTGTCTGACGTCCGGCGTGTCGACAGTTTGAGAAACGGTTCGTAGGCGCCGTTGCCGCCCTCGGCGTTTTCCTTGACACGGCGATCGTGCGTGGCGTGGCAGGCATTGGTCACCATGTTCAGGAAGACGCGACCCAGGTCCTGCGGCACCACGTTCAGTTGCCTCATTTCGGGGCTGTAATCTTCCTCGATGGTGAGATTGAAGTTGGTGTCGGAAGCGCGGGCGCTGTGGTAGGCAAGCCGCGCGTGTTCCTCCAGCAGTGCATTGATGTCGGTTGGCTGGGAATCGCCGGACCCGCGTCCCATCTTGAGCATGTCGCGCACGATCCGGTTGGCGCGCAGGCCATGATGGGTGATCCGCTCCAGGTTGGAACCGAGGTCGCCGCAGATCTCGTCGATCAGGCCCCGGTCGTCCTCGCTAAGGCTCCCGTCGCCTTCCTCGAAGACTTCCTTTAGCTCCACCACCAGTTCCGACGACACCTCGGAGAAGTTCTTGACGAAATTCAGCGGGTTCTGGATTTCGTGCGCCACGCCGGCTGTCAACTCTCCCAGCTCGGCCAGCTTTTCGCGCATGACGATCTGGTTCTGGGCCCGCTTCAGGTCCTCGAGGACCTGCTCCAGCTCTTCGTTCTTGTCGCGCAGTTCCTGCGCCATGCGCTCGACCAGGTCCAGTCTCTGGGCCTTGAGAGAGGCTTCGCGGAATACCTCCAGCGCCGCGGCCATGTCCGCGACCTCGTCGCGTCCGCTCACATCCACCTTGGTCTTGAGATCACCCGCGGCCATTCGGCGCATACGGCTCGAAAGCCCCTCCAGCCGGCGCAACAGGCTGCCGATGAACAGCGAGCCCATGAGCAGGGCGGCGACAATCGCCACTCCGGTAACGCTCAGCAACAGGACCTGGCCGGTGTCGATGGCCTCGTTGGCGATGTCGGTCGATTCGCGGGCGCTGTCGCGCGCGCCGCTCACCATGCTTTCGGCCTCGGCGCCGAGCTCGATTTCCAGGGTACGGTTGTCCGCCAGCAAACGTCTTTCCTGTGCGGCCAGGTCGAGTTCGCGCCGGCGCAACGCAAACGCCGCTTCCCCGCCGCTTCCCAGTTCATGCAGGCGCTCGGTAGCCGCCATCAACTCCGCGGGCTCAGGCGGATCGCGCAGGGCCGCCAGGTTTCTGGTTATCGCCTCCGATGCCGATTCAAAACTCTCAAGCAGCGGTTCGAGCAATTGCGGATCGCCGACAATGAAAGCCCGGTCCAGCAATTGCACGGCGTTATCCACGTTTACCTTGAGATCGGCCAGGCGCCGATAACGGGCCAGCTCGCCCTCCGAGATGTGCTGCTCTTTGGGCACCGGCTCGGAATCCAGGTCCCGGTAGCCGGTCACGGTGAAGAAATACTGGTCGTCGATGGCGGGTCCCAGCAGCCGTTGCAGGCGTTCGTGCAGTACCGGAATTTCCTGCTGCAGCCGCCCGGCCTGATCGGCGATCAGAAACCGCTCCTCCACCGACCGGTCCAGCTGCTCGATATTGGCCAGCAGGGCGCCGGCCCGGTCGCGCATTCGCTGAATGACGGGATCGTCGCTGGCCTGCGCTTCAAGCGCGTCTATCCGCGATTCGAAAATCTCCCGGTTCGAAGCCACCGAGGTCCGCACGTTCTCCAGTTCCTCCAAGGTTCCCGCCGCCGCAAGCCGCGGGGCCGCGGCCACCAGCGTCCTGCTTTGCTCGGCCACTGCAAAGGCGCCGGTGATCTGGGGAAGGCTGCGATCGACCACGCCCCGCTGGGCATCGGCAACCGTATTGAATGCGAACCAGCTGTTGACGCTCGCGAGCACAAACAGCAACAGCGCCGCGCTGATCCCCATGTACATGCGGACCGAAATCTTGTGCCGCTTCTCAAGAATCTGCGCAATACGTGACTTGAACGCGCCATTGCCGTTGTCCCCTCCGGAATTCATCATCGCGCCCCGGAGGTATCCATCGGCAGGTATTCACCGGCCGGGCTCACGACGGTCAGGTAGACCGCATCCGATCCCTGGTAATCCTCCGCCCCGAACTCAAGCGAAAATCCTCCAAGATCGATCCGGCCCGCATCGCGCAACATCGGCAACACCCGGTCGCGCCGCGGGTCCGGTCCGCATTGCTCCATAGCCACGACGGCCATGCGCCCGGCCAGGTAGCCCTCGAGAGAAACGAATCCGGGCTCGGCGTCCGGAGAAGTCTCCTTCAGCGCCGAAAGATAGTCCTGGACTACCGGAAGCGCCTCGCCCATCAGGGGTGGAACCACCTGCGTCATGAGCAGCCCGGCGGAGCCCAGGCTTTCGCTGCTCAGGTTACGGATCAATGCGTTGCCGCCTGCAAAGGAGGTCGTCATGAAAACCATGTCCAGCTCGAGCTTGCTGCCCCAGTTCAGAAAGGCGGCCACGGGCGCCGGAGCACCCACGATGATGACCGCTTCCGGATCGCCCTCCATCACGTCGAGCAGGGTCGTCTTGACCGCGATGGTGTTGCGCGGATAGACCGCGGTGGCCGCCGGCTTGAGTCCTCGCCGCTCCATGGCCAACTGGGCGCCGCGGAACCCCGCGCGGCCGAACGAATCGTCCTGATAGGCGACCGCCACGCGCGTCAGGCCCCGGCGGGTCAGGAACTCCATCATCGCCTCCGTTTCCTGGTAGTAGGAGGCGCGCAGATTGATTACGTTCTGCCATTGCCCGTCGCGCAGAAAGGGGGCGCCGGTAAAAGGTGCGATGTAGGGCACTCCGGCAGCCGCCGCAACCGGCACCGACGACCGCGCCGTCGGGGTGCCGACCGCTCCGATGAGCGCGAACACCTGGCGCTCATTGATCAGCGTGCGCATGTTCTCGATCGCGGCTTCCGGCTCATAGCCGTCGTCAAGCGAGATCAGTTCCAGCCGCCGGCCGTGCACGCCTCCGTTCCGGTTGGCCTCGTGGAAAGCAGCCTCGATTCCGGCCCGCATCGCCTGACCCAGCCCGCTGGCCGGTCCGGTGAGCGCCGCCGACTGCCCGAACAGAATGCGCTCCGGGTCGACGCCCGGCTCGGCCGAGATCCCCGAAAAAGCCGCCAGCCCGGCGATCAGAACCAGCCCTCGCATGCCCCCCCGTAACACGGTGCTAGAGCCGGGTAACCAGCGTCAGCCGGTTGCGGTTGCCCTCCCGGGCGTACTTGACCTCGTCCATCATCTCCCGCACCAGGTACACGCCCAGACC is part of the Gammaproteobacteria bacterium genome and harbors:
- a CDS encoding ABC transporter substrate-binding protein gives rise to the protein MRGLVLIAGLAAFSGISAEPGVDPERILFGQSAALTGPASGLGQAMRAGIEAAFHEANRNGGVHGRRLELISLDDGYEPEAAIENMRTLINERQVFALIGAVGTPTARSSVPVAAAAGVPYIAPFTGAPFLRDGQWQNVINLRASYYQETEAMMEFLTRRGLTRVAVAYQDDSFGRAGFRGAQLAMERRGLKPAATAVYPRNTIAVKTTLLDVMEGDPEAVIIVGAPAPVAAFLNWGSKLELDMVFMTTSFAGGNALIRNLSSESLGSAGLLMTQVVPPLMGEALPVVQDYLSALKETSPDAEPGFVSLEGYLAGRMAVVAMEQCGPDPRRDRVLPMLRDAGRIDLGGFSLEFGAEDYQGSDAVYLTVVSPAGEYLPMDTSGAR